One Longimicrobiaceae bacterium DNA segment encodes these proteins:
- a CDS encoding SLC13 family permease produces MSVEAWFTLAVVLVTVVALARDWASPVVAVVTADVVLLVSGVISTPQAFAGFSNPAPITVAALFVLAAGVEKTGALQPLVSATLGNGDGGSRRLMRLLAPTAAASAFLNNTPIVAMLAPQVADWAEKRNRPASWYLMPISFATILGGVVTVIGTSTNLVVSGLMQSAGMAPIGMFEIGKVGLPVALIGVGFLVLFSQRLLPDRRRPRQQFEADIREYVVHMRVAPRGPLDGVSVEAGGLRSLQGVFLAEIERGGQVIAPAAPTTVLRGDDRLIFAGRADVIRDLQTMRGLSSTEHAEAPAAGAGSRSFFEGVVSGASPLVGRTLKEVDFRSRYQAAVLAIHRAGERVRSKLGEVRLREGDTLLLVADPEFGKRWRHSSEFLLVAHLGSKPVTSPWQSLLVGLVTLAIVGGAGAGVIPILQASLLGALALVAFKVLTPWEARSSIELDVLVVIAASFGIGAAIETSGLAAVIGHAVVEASSAWGPLGVLLAVTLATVLLTELITNNAAAVLLFPIGMAAAAQVGADPRPFAIAIALAASASFLTPIGYQTNTMVYGLGGYRFTDFVRLGLPLTLLVVAAIVLFVPLFWSF; encoded by the coding sequence ATGAGCGTCGAGGCCTGGTTCACCCTGGCGGTGGTGCTGGTGACCGTGGTCGCGCTGGCGCGCGACTGGGCGTCGCCCGTGGTGGCGGTGGTCACCGCGGACGTGGTGCTCCTGGTGTCGGGGGTGATCTCCACGCCCCAGGCGTTCGCCGGGTTCTCCAACCCCGCACCCATCACCGTGGCCGCGCTCTTCGTTCTGGCCGCCGGGGTGGAGAAGACGGGCGCGCTCCAGCCGCTGGTCTCGGCCACCCTGGGCAACGGCGACGGGGGGTCGCGCCGGCTCATGCGGCTCCTGGCGCCCACCGCGGCGGCGTCCGCCTTCCTGAACAACACGCCCATCGTGGCGATGCTGGCCCCGCAGGTGGCCGACTGGGCGGAGAAGCGCAACCGCCCGGCGAGCTGGTACCTGATGCCGATCTCCTTCGCCACCATCCTGGGCGGGGTCGTCACGGTGATTGGGACCTCCACCAACCTGGTGGTCTCCGGGCTGATGCAGAGCGCCGGGATGGCACCCATCGGGATGTTCGAGATCGGCAAGGTGGGCCTCCCCGTGGCGCTGATTGGGGTGGGCTTCCTGGTCCTCTTCTCGCAGCGCCTCCTCCCGGACCGGCGCCGCCCGCGCCAGCAGTTCGAGGCGGACATCCGCGAGTACGTGGTGCACATGCGGGTGGCCCCGCGCGGCCCGCTGGACGGGGTCAGCGTGGAGGCGGGCGGGCTGCGCAGCCTGCAGGGGGTCTTCTTGGCGGAGATCGAGCGCGGCGGGCAGGTGATCGCCCCCGCCGCGCCCACCACGGTGCTGCGGGGCGACGACCGGCTGATCTTCGCCGGGCGCGCGGACGTGATCCGCGACCTCCAGACGATGCGCGGCCTCAGCTCCACGGAGCACGCCGAGGCGCCCGCGGCCGGCGCGGGCTCGCGCTCGTTCTTCGAGGGGGTGGTGAGCGGCGCCAGCCCGCTGGTGGGGCGGACGCTCAAGGAGGTGGACTTCCGGAGCCGCTACCAGGCCGCGGTCCTCGCCATCCACCGCGCCGGAGAGCGCGTGCGCTCCAAGCTGGGCGAGGTCCGCCTCCGCGAGGGCGACACCCTGCTGCTGGTGGCGGACCCGGAGTTCGGGAAGCGCTGGCGCCACAGCAGCGAGTTCCTGCTGGTGGCACATCTCGGGAGCAAGCCGGTCACCAGCCCGTGGCAGAGCCTGCTGGTGGGGCTCGTCACCCTCGCCATCGTGGGGGGGGCGGGGGCCGGGGTGATCCCCATCCTGCAGGCGTCGCTCCTGGGGGCGCTGGCCCTGGTGGCCTTCAAGGTCCTCACCCCATGGGAGGCGCGCTCCTCCATCGAGCTCGACGTTCTCGTGGTGATCGCCGCCAGCTTCGGGATCGGCGCGGCAATCGAGACGTCGGGGCTCGCGGCGGTGATCGGGCACGCTGTCGTGGAGGCGTCCAGCGCATGGGGCCCGCTCGGCGTGCTCCTGGCCGTCACCCTGGCGACCGTGCTGCTGACGGAGCTGATCACGAACAACGCCGCGGCCGTGCTCCTCTTCCCCATCGGTATGGCGGCCGCCGCGCAGGTGGGGGCGGACCCGCGCCCCTTCGCCATCGCCATCGCCCTGGCGGCCTCCGCCAGCTTCCTGACGCCCATCGGCTACCAGACCAACACGATGGTGTACGGCCTGGGCGGGTACCGCTTTACGGACTTCGTCCGGCTGGGGCTCCCGCTGACCCTCCTGGTCGTGGCCGCGATCGTGCTCTTCGTTCCCCTTTTCTGGTCCTTCTAA